The Moritella sp. F3 genomic sequence TTACGGTTTATTTCATCGGTGACTGAACTCTGTTCTGTCGCGGCAGTGGCAATATGCGTGGTCATATCATTGATGCCATCAACAGCATCGGTGACCGCAGATAAGCTCCCGCTGATTTGTGTCGACGATTGCATCACGTGAGCGCTGGTTTCTTGGCTAGTTTGCATCGCGCTAACGGCTTGGGCGACAAATTGATGTAGACCATCAAGCATGACTTTAATTTCTAATGTGCTGTCTTGTGTCCGACTGGCTAAGCTACGCACCTCATCAGCAACGACGGCGAAACCTCGGCCTTGCTCGCCCGCTCTTGCTGCTTCGATAGCGGCATTGAGTGCGAGCAGGTTCGTCTGTTCGGCAATCGCGCCAATGACTTGTAATACATGATCAATTTTTTGTGATTGATCATGTAATGAGGTCATGTGACCGCTGGCTTGTTCGACGTTATTCACTAAGTTCGTAATTGCGTTATTCGACGTTGAAACATTGTCTTGCGCCAATAAAGAATCTTGCGTTGCTAATTGGGTAGCATCTGCGACCTGAATAACATTTTCAGCGACATCATTGGCTGTGGCATTCATTTGCGTAACAGCTGTAACGACTTGGTCTGTTTCATTATTATGAATGGTGAGTTGTGCTGTGGTTTTTTGCGTTTGCTGGCTTAAGCTACTCGCTGAATCAGTGACTTTGCGAGTGACATCTGCCACTGAACTGATAATACACTGTAACTTGGATGTGAAGCGGTTAAACGCATTTCCGAGCTGGGCAATCTCATCACTGCCTTTGATTTCTAAGCGGCGGGTTAAATCACCTTCGCCATCAGCAATGTCATTAAGGGTATTAAGCATATCGTTAATTGGGTTGGCAACGCGTTTTGCTATCCACAGCATTATCAAGCTGGTGAGAATGACGATCACGATGGCACTGATAACTGCGTATTGTATTTGCGTGTAAAGTTGCTGCCATGAGGAGGCGCTGAAGATCGCTAAATCTTTTTCAATATCATCAATGTAAACGCCTGTGCCGATGAACCAATCAGTACCGGCAATGGGCGCGGAATAACTTAATTTTGGCTGCAGTGAATTCGTACCGGGCTTAGGATAAACATACTCAACAAAGCCACCGCCAGATTGGCTTGCCTTGATGAGTTCTTGAATGAGCATTACCCCGTTTTTATCTTGTAATGCGAAACGGTCTTGGCCTTGATTTGCGTCGTTAGAGGCATCAGCAATATTGATACCCTTACTGTCATAAATGAAGAAATAACCGAGGCTTTTGTCGCCATAGCGGGCTTGTTTAAGTAGATCGCGTACATCCGCTAGGCTTTGCTGTTGATTTAGATTGTTCGTAAAGGC encodes the following:
- a CDS encoding methyl-accepting chemotaxis protein; amino-acid sequence: MNNLRMQNKLLLIAIVPMIIALSVALAIIANLQAKSVTSMINNHKSLLLDERQKQISDAVKITQKVVQREMSLAFTNNLNQQQSLADVRDLLKQARYGDKSLGYFFIYDSKGINIADASNDANQGQDRFALQDKNGVMLIQELIKASQSGGGFVEYVYPKPGTNSLQPKLSYSAPIAGTDWFIGTGVYIDDIEKDLAIFSASSWQQLYTQIQYAVISAIVIVILTSLIMLWIAKRVANPINDMLNTLNDIADGEGDLTRRLEIKGSDEIAQLGNAFNRFTSKLQCIISSVADVTRKVTDSASSLSQQTQKTTAQLTIHNNETDQVVTAVTQMNATANDVAENVIQVADATQLATQDSLLAQDNVSTSNNAITNLVNNVEQASGHMTSLHDQSQKIDHVLQVIGAIAEQTNLLALNAAIEAARAGEQGRGFAVVADEVRSLASRTQDSTLEIKVMLDGLHQFVAQAVSAMQTSQETSAHVMQSSTQISGSLSAVTDAVDGINDMTTHIATAATEQSSVTDEINRNMINIRDVVTQLLASSHETTLVSTDLSAAGEELESLLRQFKLS